A region of Argentina anserina chromosome 5, drPotAnse1.1, whole genome shotgun sequence DNA encodes the following proteins:
- the LOC126793362 gene encoding protein phosphatase 2C 29 codes for MGSGVSTLSSCFRSATPTPDQNDVVFSASEPLDETLGHSFCYVRSSARFLSPTQSDRFLSPSNSLRFSPPHDSTSAARSGRVGWHETGFKAISGASVSANSSTPRTVLQLDNIYDDATETVLGGGGGVRGSIVNGFESTSSFSSLPLQPVPRGGEPSGPMERGGFFLSGPIERGALSGPLESNPPGPDGGVHFSAPLGGLYPKKRRKKGISAIRKAFYRNFEKKQRPWVVPVLNNFAGRKEGPTANGEEHEQGRSNEANVQWALGKAGEDRVHVVVSEEQGWLFVGIYDGFNGPDAPEFLMGNLYRAFYIELQGLFWEVDDAEAQEGSHINQPNACQEVNATNSASDAGNEEVKIDGEVVLEGGNGSNLSPSPAGDRTKRVTFQPEGRRRRLWELLREAEAEEGLDLSGSERFAFSVDDALTVSNAGTAGSAESRRWLLLSKLKQGLSKHREGQGNGKKLFPWRFGLEDKEKVEVENRVEEEEEEEERSAPPGRRRKEGPVDHELVLRALSRALHVTELAYLDMTDKVIDTNPELALMGSCLLVVLMRDEDVYVMNVGDSRAIVAHYEPEEVGSSKKSGEQKDNGLSAEDITEASSAVGDEAPTQAMRLTALQLSTDHSTSIEEEVIRIKNEHPDDKNCILNDRVKGRLKVTRAFGAGFLKQPKFNAPLLEMFRNEYIGTAPYISCLPSLCHHRICPSDQFLILSSDGLYQYLTNQEVVSHVETFMEKFPEGDPAQHLIEELLFRAAKKAGMDFHELLDIPQGDRRKYHDDVTVMVISLEGRIWKSSGKYL; via the exons ATGGGAAGTGGAGTCTCCACCCTCTCCTCTTGCTTCAGATCGGCGACTCCGACTCCCgaccaaaacgacgtcgtcttCTCCGCCTCGGAGCCCTTAGACGAAACCCTAGGCCATTCTTTCTGCTATGTAAGGTCCTCCGCCCGCTTCCTCTCTCCCACGCAGTCGGATCGCTTTCTTTCCCCTTCCAACTCCCTCCGCTTCTCGCCGCCGCACGACTCTACCTCCGCCGCCCgctcgggtcgggtcgggtggCACGAGACCGGGTTCAAGGCCATATCCGGAGCCTCGGTGAGTGCCAACAGCTCGACGCCGAGGACTGTGCTCCAGCTCGACAATATTTACGACGATGCCACTGAGACTGTCCTCGGCGGCGGAGGCGGAGTCAGGGGCAGCATAGTCAATGGCTTCGAGAGCACGTCGTCGTTCAGCTCCTTGCCGCTGCAGCCGGTGCCGAGGGGCGGCGAGCCGTCGGGGCCGATGGAGCGGGGCGGCTTCTTTCTCTCCGGTCCGATAGAGCGCGGCGCTCTCTCCGGCCCGCTCGAGTCCAACCCTCCCGGACCGGACGGCGGCGTCCACTTCTCGGCGCCGCTCGGCGGTCTTTACCCGAAGAAGCGGCGGAAGAAGGGCATTTCCGCGATCCGGAAGGCGTTTTACCGCAACTTCGAGAAGAAGCAGCGGCCGTGGGTGGTGCCGGTGCTGAATAACTTCGCCGGAAGGAAGGAGGGGCCGACGGCGAACGGGGAGGAGCACGAACAAGGGAGGAGCAATGAGGCCAATGTGCAGTGGGCGCTCGGCAAAGCCGGAGAGGATCGTGTACATGTGGTGGTCTCGGAGGAGCAAGGGTGGCTGTTTGTTGGGATTTACGATGGGTTTAACGGCCCCGATGCGCCGGAGTTCTTGATGGGGAATCTTTACCGTGCTTTCTACATTGAGCTTCAGGGCTTGTTTTGGGAGGTTGATGATGCTGAGGCCCAAGAAGGTAGTCACATTAATCAGCCAAATGCGTGTCAAGAAGTTAATGCTACTAACTCCGCTTCGGACGCTGGAAATGAGGAGGTGAAAATTGATGGGGAAGTAGTTTTAGAAGGTGGAAATGGGTCAAATTTGAGTCCTTCTCCGGCGGGGGATAGGACAAAGAGAGTGACATTTCAGCCGGAGGGGAGGAGGAGGCGGTTGTGGGAGTTACTCCGTGAGGCTGAGGCTGAAGAAGGGCTGGACCTTTCGGGTTCAGAGAGGTTTGCGTTTTCTGTGGACGATGCTCTTACTGTCAGCAATGCTGGCACGGCTGGTTCTGCGGAGAGTAGGAGGTGGCTTTTGTTGTCGAAGTTGAAACAGGGATTGTCAAAGCATAGGGAAGGGCAGGGTAATGGTAAAAAGTTGTTTCCGTGGAGGTTTGGTTTGGAGGATAAAGAGAAGGTGGAGGTTGAGAATAgagtagaggaggaggaggaggaggaggagaggtcTGCTCCACCTGGTAGGAGAAGGAAGGAGGGTCCGGTTGATCATGAGTTGGTGTTGAGGGCATTGTCAAGGGCGTTACATGTGACCGAGCTTGCTTATTTGGATATGACCGATAAGGTCATCGATACCAATCCAGAGCTTGCTTTGATGGGGTCGTGCTTGTTGGTTGTGCTAATGAGGGATGAGGATGTGTATGTAATGAATGTCGGGGATAGTAGAGCAATTGTTGCGCATTATGAGCCGGAGGAAGTTGGTTCAAGCAAAAAGTCAGGTGAGCAGAAGGACAATGGGTTGAGTGCTGAGGACATAACTGAGGCGTCCTCAGCTGTGGGCGATGAGGCTCCTACGCAAGCAATGAGATTGACTGCATTGCAGCTGTCCACTGATCACAGCACGAGCATTGAAGAA GAAGTGATAAGAATAAAGAACGAACACCCAGATGACAAAAACTGTATTCTCAATGATAGAGTGAAAGGTCGTCTTAAGGTTACCAGGGCATTTGGGGCAGGCTTCCTGAAACAG CCCAAGTTCAATGCTCCACTATTGGAAATGTTTCGGAATGAGTATATTGGTACCGCACCATACATCTCATGTTTGCCTTCTCTTTGCCACCACAGAATCTGCCCTAGTGATCAGTTTTTGATTCTCTCATCTGACGGTCTTTATCAGTATCTAACCAATCAGGAAGTTGTTTCTCATGTGGAAACTTTTATGGAAAAGTTTCC